GTCTTCTATTGCACTATCTATATAAGAATGCTCACAGACACCTGCATCAACAGAACGTAGTTTCTCCACATACGGTATTGTTCATACTGATCATATTATACTGTTCAAATAGATTACCTAACCAATGCAACCACGGACATGTTCAGTGACTAGTGAGGCCTActatcttcttgaagaataaataaaaataaaataaaatgaccgAGCATCCaaagtcaatatattatttttaatgttgaccaatatatattaatatattatggagacggagtggccgagcggactaaggcgtcggctgcgacgcagccgacccgagttcaaTACtttggccgcgggcggcatttttcttcgggcaagtcacggtgtccggagaacaagtgccgccatccccccaccaggggcatggcagaaacctacgggtgccccattagaaattctgccaaaacacaacacacacgtgtaccaacctacccaatttaaaaacctacagtgccctcccccacacacaatggcctatgttgccgcgggttacccaataaaaaaaaaaaattaatatattatggagtGTTAaagagttaatttaattaattaagtattatcCATTTAGGTATGCAAATATTGAAGAAACAAAATAtaccaatcataataattaataatcatactgCGAACATCATTATGATTTAATACCATATTTATTGGCTTATTGCTAATTACCATTCACACATTTTTAGTAactcaacttttaattttttactagtATAGAATGGCTTTCCAATAAAAtactgtattaatataaaaattaaaaatatacaatatagttgtaatcatatttatttagcaTTCAGGTATTAGAaatgacttaaaataattttactattataatttataatattgtaaatatagttacaatgagacagtatatatatatatatagttaaactATGTACGTATtaagtatagttttatatttatttccatttaaaaattcaacataAAAAACAGATACCCTCATacctatgtttatttaaaattttaaaggttaaataatttagttgatacaattttttttttaccaatctTTGTAAATAGATAATACAAGATACTAACCATACAAGAAGTAAAAAATGTAGAACCAAAAAGTTAGTAGATATACGCTAGTTGGAAAATAATAAGGTTACTCAAATCCTAATTTATTTCGAAAcatattaagaaaattaatttaatattttaagaatattactatgaaatatgaattgtaattaaaatatattatattaaattatttctagtcACTAGGTATATGGACATACGTTACATCATAATTGGTAGTATGATtctaaaatgatataaaataattcttgtatttattttattttcattttatttatttatttacaatagtaatatattataatttagcagtataacaatattatgtgtttttttaaatattttctaaccttttagctattttttcaattaatccATTTTTGAATGATTCCTATTTCATAAttaacaatggttttataaCCCGTGTTCAATTTCTGATGATTTAAGGTGGTGCAAGGTTCTATACGGTATAATACAGTACAGTagcgtaaaatacatttgatagtaGGCAAGCATTGGTTTATAAcctttataatgttatacctgTTATAATGGCAGATAATGACCGGAGTAAAGAGAAttgttacttatataaatgttatgaagATTGGATCAGTTTTAATACACTTTTTGGATATTCTTGAAGAACAGTATAAAACAGAGTCATTCCACGATACTCAACCTTTATTTTGACTCATGATCTgctcaaaataaaagtaaatgtatAATGGGTTTATAGCTACATTAAAAGAATTGCAAAGAttcagtaaaattaaacaaatttttatttatcatattttggcAAAACATTATGTTTGTGTTTTTTATGTCGATTGACATTTCCATTGGTTGAATATTTATTCTTACACATACTGCATCGATATTCATATCCTATGTGTGTTCTTATGTGTGTCATATAATGagatagttttttaaattttttaggttttttttcacatttttctgTAACACACATGAATCGCTTTTCATTAGAATGCCAACTAAGAGAATGGGACTTCAGATTTGACAAATCTCGGTGATATGTCTGGCATAATTCACATTTGAATGGTTTTTCACCTGAGTGAATCATTTTGTGCCTTACTAGATGGTGCTTCATTTTGAAAGGCTTATAGCAAATTTCacaattataactttttatatcCAAGGCCTAGAAAACAAACGTTTGAAAAATGCGttagataagtatttaaaagatacacattgaatattcaaatttaagacataattaaaaaggtatttatttattttatagtgaaccataatttattataataaaactaatttaaatatttaatatctgatattttatcactaaaaaacactgaatatattttaatacctacattttgtaaaatctaAGTTAAATAGActctaaaatatacaatactgcATTATAAAACTGTGAATAACTtaagtattatacttataataataatataataataatattttaaagaatatatattatctaaaatctaatttgtatgatattattaatatggaaCTCTCATAAAACAttctattttgtatattattaccaataatattttttaatcaacaatcttcatacatttgtattattgttgtaacaTAGTTCAAACTTTATCCAATCACATATGACGTAATATGACGATGAAATATTTAGGCATGGTGGTATGTGAATTTAGTAAAAAAGATCAACAACccattacatataataatgtaaataggaACAAGGACGAATATTGTTGTTAGAGGCATGAAGGATCATAGTACTTAATACATtctgattatataatatcagtacCTAAATATTCTCTTCGGCTGTTTAGGTTATTCAAgttttatttagtaaaaatgtttatgaagtTGGCCCTTTCACTTTTTTAAACAAGTTTTGCATAGTGCCATAATTTTGCaagtaattagcaagaatttgcaagtccaatcCCAGAATTTGCAAGACCATAACAAATGAGTATTATTAGGGATGGAACTTCACGCAGCCCTTAAATGTTATccaaaatactcataactagtgtcaaaagtcaaaaatctcgttataactaggtatgtaaaatttggattgttctatttttaatcattagtgGTACGCGACTGATTGATACTTCAGTAATTCAGAGGTAtgcaaaaaaaagttaaaacttagTTGAACATTGACGATGACAGCTCTGTGTGCAggtatatatgttttaaattaatagttaaatctaatttttacaattaaatgaataatagcATATTCTCTACTtgaattaatagataatatacacatacatattgtgttaaaattattaataataagaattattttattttatcttttaatacctatcatataattaaaaaatattttaccatctGAAATCTAAAATCTTAATTCTTACCTCAATAACTACCCATTAATAccttaatagttttaataattttaattttatgtttaattctacctaaaaatgaattcaataaatgaaatgaaataaaatgaatgccttatttatttttaataaaatatatgtatttaactaACAATTCTTGTAGTAATGAAACCACAAGTGacatatgtatagaaaataatgtcGATCTTGATAAAGACCCAATCTCAATGATGCTCACTGAAAATACAGAACAAAATACCAATTGCCCAGTCGCCTAGATAACG
This genomic window from Metopolophium dirhodum isolate CAU chromosome 1, ASM1992520v1, whole genome shotgun sequence contains:
- the LOC132932533 gene encoding zinc finger protein 117-like, coding for MTKSSKKKRYKLIDKFIAYLEIGDQALDIKSYNCEICYKPFKMKHHLVRHKMIHSGEKPFKCELCQTYHRDLSNLKSHSLSWHSNEKRFMCVTEKCEKKPKKFKKLSHYMTHIRTHIGYEYRCSMCKNKYSTNGNVNRHKKHKHNVLPKYDK